From the genome of Bradyrhizobium elkanii USDA 76, one region includes:
- a CDS encoding sigma factor-like helix-turn-helix DNA-binding protein translates to MPAWSAADEQRLLQLVRETGLTQREIAQKLGRTEAAVSGRLILIRKRAAERAD, encoded by the coding sequence ATGCCCGCGTGGTCCGCAGCGGACGAACAGCGACTACTGCAATTGGTTCGAGAAACAGGCCTCACGCAGCGCGAGATCGCTCAGAAGCTCGGGCGGACTGAGGCAGCGGTGAGCGGGCGATTGATCCTTATTAGGAAGCGCGCCGCGGAGAGGGCGGATTAA
- a CDS encoding glutamine synthetase family protein → MTGICDSCTNSAAAAMIGVSDFDGILRGKHVLGEDLSVGNKVIKFSEAVLAWDCSDRVIPAGFTQEPQSVFGDADLRVLSGTGRSVSYAGDQYLYLAEFAGAHESVCPRGILRKVLQRVADRGYSCSAGFEFEFMLFKENADIIEDKPFGQWAPLTRGPFGYSIARSVAHRELFGEILALCEKSRIPLSGLHFETGPGVIEASLRHCDALEAADRAIIFKSMIKAWAQTRGMMATFMAKVSENWPGQSGHIHVSMSADGQNVFYDSEAFRNVSKLMRQFIGGQLKYMNDFCVLAVPNFNSYKRLVPGCWAPIYPSWGIDNRSCAVRVIPGDPSAHRLEYRLPGADLNPYLALACAIGSGILGIETNAALPASIVGDASAEACLPSGRLPQSLAEATYRFAQSPAANDVFGERFVEAFSCSRRWEWEAVQHRVTDFERRRYFEII, encoded by the coding sequence ATGACCGGCATCTGCGACAGTTGCACGAATTCAGCCGCTGCGGCGATGATCGGTGTGAGCGACTTCGATGGCATCCTTCGAGGCAAACACGTCCTGGGTGAAGATCTTTCCGTCGGGAATAAGGTCATCAAGTTCTCTGAAGCGGTGCTCGCGTGGGATTGTTCGGACCGCGTCATTCCGGCGGGCTTCACGCAAGAGCCGCAGTCAGTATTTGGGGACGCCGATCTGCGCGTTCTGTCCGGCACCGGCCGTTCGGTGTCTTATGCCGGCGATCAATATCTCTATCTGGCTGAGTTTGCGGGCGCACATGAGAGCGTCTGCCCGCGCGGTATTCTGCGTAAAGTCCTGCAAAGGGTTGCCGACCGCGGATACAGCTGCAGCGCCGGGTTCGAGTTTGAGTTTATGCTGTTCAAGGAGAACGCCGACATAATTGAAGACAAGCCGTTCGGCCAATGGGCTCCTTTGACGCGGGGCCCATTCGGCTACTCGATTGCGCGGTCTGTCGCGCACAGGGAGCTGTTCGGTGAGATCCTGGCGCTTTGTGAGAAGTCCAGAATCCCTCTCAGCGGGCTGCACTTTGAAACGGGACCAGGCGTGATTGAAGCGTCACTTCGTCATTGTGATGCCCTGGAAGCCGCCGATCGAGCAATCATATTCAAGTCGATGATAAAGGCCTGGGCGCAGACGCGCGGCATGATGGCTACATTCATGGCCAAGGTTTCAGAGAATTGGCCGGGCCAGTCCGGCCATATTCACGTCTCGATGTCCGCAGATGGTCAGAATGTGTTTTACGATAGTGAGGCGTTTCGCAACGTCTCGAAGCTCATGAGGCAATTCATCGGCGGACAATTGAAATACATGAATGATTTCTGTGTGCTCGCTGTGCCGAATTTCAATAGCTACAAGAGATTGGTACCTGGTTGTTGGGCACCAATCTATCCGAGCTGGGGAATCGACAACCGATCCTGCGCGGTACGCGTCATTCCGGGAGACCCGTCTGCACATCGTCTCGAATACAGGCTGCCCGGTGCAGACCTGAACCCATATCTTGCCCTCGCATGTGCCATCGGTTCCGGCATATTGGGTATCGAGACAAACGCGGCGCTCCCGGCTTCGATCGTCGGTGATGCAAGCGCGGAGGCCTGCCTTCCGTCTGGGAGGCTGCCTCAAAGCTTGGCAGAGGCAACATATCGGTTTGCACAGTCTCCGGCAGCCAATGATGTCTTCGGTGAAAGGTTTGTTGAAGCGTTTTCTTGCTCCCGCCGTTGGGAATGGGAGGCCGTTCAACATCGGGTCACAGACTTTGAACGCCGGCGGTATTTCGAGATCATTTAG
- a CDS encoding DMT family transporter, translating to MTRRFALGVLFVALYVVLSAAGEVYAASYFQRADAFVALLVSFAAVCLTFNLLAGHERETARVAKSALLVFVSLNVVTAISWIGLFIGLKYTEPAIVVAFMVALGPAATVWLNALIRRQGVPPASDIVVSVTIAAVGSYMIWISATGNAGVEWGARSSFGIVLAIVAGLSLALTNILVKLLFDRGFSGRQVLAHRFYGTILLLLGLVDHSSIVLEISQHWLAIATIGLSTIIVPLLLFQEGIRRVEPFTVNMVLSTAPVITFLFQYFDSRIVPSPHTFVGNVLITAVAVGNVCLQYRRSA from the coding sequence TTGACAAGACGCTTCGCTCTGGGAGTTCTCTTTGTAGCGCTCTATGTCGTCCTGAGCGCGGCAGGCGAAGTTTATGCGGCATCGTATTTTCAGCGGGCGGATGCGTTCGTCGCTCTCCTCGTGTCCTTTGCCGCGGTCTGTCTGACATTTAATCTGCTGGCAGGTCACGAGAGAGAAACGGCACGGGTTGCGAAGTCGGCGCTCCTGGTGTTCGTGTCGCTCAATGTCGTGACCGCGATCAGTTGGATCGGGTTGTTTATCGGCCTGAAATACACCGAACCGGCGATCGTCGTCGCGTTCATGGTGGCGCTAGGACCCGCTGCGACGGTGTGGTTAAACGCGCTGATCAGGCGCCAGGGCGTTCCTCCAGCATCCGATATCGTCGTGAGCGTGACGATCGCGGCAGTTGGAAGTTACATGATATGGATCTCGGCAACCGGCAACGCTGGCGTGGAGTGGGGAGCTCGATCGTCCTTCGGCATCGTCTTGGCAATCGTGGCCGGCCTATCGCTCGCTCTTACAAATATACTCGTCAAGCTGCTATTCGACCGCGGATTTTCGGGTCGACAGGTGTTGGCGCATCGTTTTTACGGAACGATCCTTTTGCTGCTGGGACTGGTCGACCATTCCTCCATCGTGCTCGAGATCTCGCAACATTGGCTTGCGATCGCAACGATTGGGCTATCCACGATCATCGTTCCATTGCTCTTGTTCCAGGAGGGTATTCGCCGCGTCGAGCCCTTCACGGTCAACATGGTCCTGTCCACCGCTCCTGTCATCACGTTTCTGTTCCAGTACTTCGATTCTCGTATCGTGCCTTCGCCGCATACGTTCGTTGGAAATGTTCTCATCACGGCTGTTGCCGTCGGCAACGTCTGTTTGCAGTACCGGAGGTCCGCATGA
- a CDS encoding gamma-glutamyl-gamma-aminobutyrate hydrolase family protein, with the protein MTLQRSDNARAVVGVTSNRLLVDGVHRDWLRQKYLKALLHHAGVACVILPTIDAEDVRLEVGLAIMGALDGLVLTGDESNIDPAVLKAPASLPPADQQDVDGGIRDRPRDRLSAVAIGSAIALGMPILGICRGLQELNVYFGGTLHPSLAEWRLGSGLMHAEKPDRPRDRQYDAAHSVRISPDGALFPIVRAIEAQVNSLHNQGIELLAAALRREAWAPDGLVEAASVIGAPTLQIGVQWHPEWHASTDLLSQRLFTAFGEACVAYYQTKKH; encoded by the coding sequence GTGACATTGCAACGCTCAGACAACGCTCGCGCCGTGGTCGGCGTCACCTCGAACCGTCTTTTGGTCGATGGTGTGCATCGCGACTGGCTACGGCAAAAATACCTCAAGGCCCTCCTTCATCATGCGGGCGTGGCATGCGTCATATTGCCGACGATCGACGCGGAAGATGTGAGGCTAGAGGTCGGCCTGGCGATCATGGGCGCGCTCGACGGTCTGGTTTTGACAGGGGATGAATCGAATATTGACCCTGCCGTCTTGAAGGCACCTGCATCACTTCCGCCGGCTGACCAACAGGACGTTGATGGTGGAATTCGTGACCGCCCGCGGGATAGGCTCTCTGCGGTAGCCATTGGGAGCGCCATCGCGCTCGGAATGCCGATCTTGGGCATCTGCCGCGGGCTTCAGGAGCTCAACGTCTATTTTGGCGGCACTCTCCATCCATCGCTTGCTGAGTGGAGACTGGGAAGTGGCCTGATGCATGCCGAGAAACCAGATCGTCCAAGAGACCGTCAGTACGATGCCGCGCACAGCGTGAGGATATCTCCTGATGGTGCGCTCTTTCCGATCGTGCGCGCCATCGAAGCGCAAGTGAACTCCCTGCATAATCAAGGCATCGAGCTGCTTGCCGCCGCACTGAGGCGCGAGGCATGGGCGCCTGACGGACTGGTCGAAGCGGCTTCGGTCATCGGCGCGCCGACGTTGCAAATCGGTGTGCAATGGCACCCCGAATGGCACGCCTCAACTGATCTCCTGAGCCAGCGACTGTTCACGGCTTTTGGAGAGGCGTGTGTTGCGTACTACCAAACAAAGAAACATTAG
- the rtxC gene encoding dhydrorhizobitoxine desaturase encodes MNQADAWKLRSSRYEAVQFSREINKQLSELRPDNVMGAIYIAKDYAVIAACTLATLCVSWWLYPLAVLLIGAYQRGLTTIAHDAAHRTLAKNTTWNYVLGILFAAYPLFQRHWAYRISHVYLHHPYLGDPEKDPDLKFFMANGVYDVQPPKRYAFNIIWKPIFGGATLAYLKYLWTNRFSITDSEDQSRSSILVDKYGFYLFWIGILAGSYALGLLHIVILFWIVPYLTTFQVLGWFVELAEHSPMCESETKNVYLTRNRKGNFLERAILGQNLDEYHLEHHLSPGIPFWLLHKAQKIRMQDPGYAKVAASWGGLFVKGPQGQPSVITQLKERNRRLYEQSLADAHAKGHVA; translated from the coding sequence ATGAATCAGGCAGACGCTTGGAAACTGAGGTCGTCTCGTTATGAGGCTGTTCAGTTCAGCCGGGAGATCAATAAGCAATTGTCCGAGCTGAGGCCGGACAATGTGATGGGAGCGATCTACATCGCCAAGGATTACGCTGTAATTGCCGCTTGCACGCTCGCGACGCTCTGCGTCTCCTGGTGGCTGTACCCGCTCGCCGTTCTTCTGATCGGTGCCTACCAGCGCGGCCTGACGACGATCGCTCATGATGCGGCTCACCGTACGCTCGCGAAGAACACGACCTGGAACTACGTCCTCGGCATTCTGTTCGCGGCCTATCCCCTGTTCCAGCGCCACTGGGCCTACCGGATCTCGCACGTCTATCTGCATCATCCGTATCTCGGCGACCCGGAGAAGGATCCCGACCTGAAGTTCTTCATGGCCAATGGTGTTTACGACGTCCAGCCTCCCAAGCGGTACGCCTTCAATATCATCTGGAAGCCGATATTTGGTGGCGCGACACTGGCCTACCTGAAGTATCTCTGGACCAACCGGTTTTCGATCACAGATTCCGAGGACCAGAGCCGGTCAAGCATACTTGTCGACAAGTATGGCTTTTACCTCTTCTGGATCGGCATCCTGGCCGGATCATACGCTCTTGGGCTGCTCCACATCGTGATCCTGTTTTGGATCGTCCCCTATCTCACAACGTTTCAGGTTCTTGGCTGGTTTGTCGAGCTCGCCGAGCACTCGCCGATGTGCGAGAGCGAAACGAAGAACGTCTATCTAACCAGGAATCGGAAAGGCAATTTCCTGGAGCGGGCGATCCTTGGACAAAACCTGGACGAGTATCACCTCGAGCATCACCTCTCGCCGGGTATCCCATTCTGGCTGTTGCACAAGGCCCAGAAGATCCGGATGCAGGATCCGGGTTACGCAAAGGTTGCCGCGAGCTGGGGAGGGCTCTTCGTCAAGGGGCCGCAAGGTCAACCCAGTGTCATAACTCAGTTGAAGGAGCGAAATCGACGCTTGTATGAGCAATCGCTTGCTGATGCCCATGCGAAGGGGCACGTGGCGTGA